A genomic stretch from Cloacibacterium caeni includes:
- a CDS encoding response regulator translates to MKIAIVDDHQIIIDGIEMLLGLEKNIAILKTYTDACDFLLDMREAKINPDLLLMDLMMPTMNGFECAKVLKQEFPNLKIIILSMNCDPKVVYELVEKIKIEGYLSKNVNRQDLVKALQDVQLGYIHLSEEAEMALNQFKRKIIDYPQIILTAREKQIVKLMIDGLTNKEISNALFISESTVETHRKNIYRKTETHSLPKLIQAVANLNLLAD, encoded by the coding sequence ATAATTGATGGAATCGAAATGCTTCTCGGTTTGGAGAAAAATATTGCGATTCTGAAAACCTATACGGATGCCTGTGATTTTTTGCTGGATATGCGAGAAGCAAAGATCAATCCGGATTTATTGTTGATGGATTTAATGATGCCCACGATGAACGGATTCGAATGTGCAAAAGTCCTGAAACAAGAGTTCCCCAATCTTAAAATCATTATTCTATCGATGAATTGTGATCCGAAAGTAGTTTATGAATTGGTTGAAAAAATAAAAATTGAAGGTTATCTTTCCAAAAATGTCAACAGACAAGATTTGGTAAAAGCGTTGCAGGATGTACAGTTGGGATACATTCACCTCAGCGAAGAAGCAGAAATGGCTTTGAACCAATTTAAGCGAAAAATCATCGATTATCCGCAAATCATATTGACGGCCCGCGAAAAACAAATCGTGAAATTAATGATCGACGGACTTACCAATAAAGAGATTTCTAATGCATTATTCATCAGCGAAAGTACTGTAGAAACCCACCGAAAAAATATCTATCGAAAAACAGAAACCCATTCGCTTCCTAAATTAATTCAAGCGGTTGCCAATCTTAATTTATTGGCAGATTAA